The Candidatus Sysuiplasma acidicola genome contains the following window.
ATTCGGCTCAATCGCTTCAATAATACGAGGAGATCCTTATCTGCGGAGCCTCGACGTTCAGGTCCTTGAAATGGAAAAGGGGCACGCCAAACTGATGCTGCCGGGCAGCGATCGTGTTCTCAGACACGGCGGTATAGTCAACGGCGGTGCGATATGCACGCTGATGGATGCGGCCGGTGGCACGGCCACCGCCACGGTCAACACCGGCAAGAATCAGGTCACAATAGAATTGAAGGTCAATTTTCTGGAACCAGTGAAGAAGGGCAACATGTACTGCGCTGCCGAAGTGATCAGGGCCGGGAAAAATATAGTGGTCGTCAAAATGGATCTTACTGATGCTGACGGAGTGCTGTGTGCCAGCGGCATAGGAACATGGATGATATTGCACGAAGACAGGTTCCCGGCACGCAAAGATTGAGTTGAAGGAAGTATTGTCGAGTCAGGCCATGGCTGGTAAAAGGGGCGCCGAATCCCGGCGTAAACGCTCTTCAAGGGTTGCACTGATACTGTCCACACTCAAGAGGAACTATCCAGATGCCAAGTGCGAGCTGAATTTCACAACGCCGGAAGAACTGCTTATCGCCACCATACTGTCAGCTCAGTCGACCGACAGAACAGTGAATTCCGTCACTCAAGAACTCTTCTCCCGTCTTCCTGTACCCGGCGTTCTTGCAAGAACGAAATTGAGCGAAATTGAACGCCTCATCAGGCCGTGCGGCTAT
Protein-coding sequences here:
- a CDS encoding PaaI family thioesterase, with the protein product MDRKEDSGIFGSIASIIRGDPYLRSLDVQVLEMEKGHAKLMLPGSDRVLRHGGIVNGGAICTLMDAAGGTATATVNTGKNQVTIELKVNFLEPVKKGNMYCAAEVIRAGKNIVVVKMDLTDADGVLCASGIGTWMILHEDRFPARKD